A part of Candidatus Chromulinivoraceae bacterium genomic DNA contains:
- a CDS encoding dihydrofolate reductase → MISYIVAADKKGAIGKDNLIPWRIRSDLASLKQLTLGKVVILGRKTYDSMAAYYDRSGRPMPGRLYIVITRDAEYTPKRDNVVVAHSPDDALKRANQTENDIFVIGGSQIYELLMPYADRIYLTEVDTIVNGDTFFSFDKRAWHETSRSHHEKSDRDEYDFDTIVFDRIA, encoded by the coding sequence ATGATTTCTTATATTGTTGCTGCGGATAAAAAGGGTGCTATCGGCAAAGATAACCTAATCCCTTGGAGGATTCGTTCCGATCTTGCTTCACTAAAGCAGCTTACACTTGGTAAGGTGGTTATTTTAGGACGCAAAACCTATGATTCTATGGCCGCCTACTATGATCGTAGTGGACGACCAATGCCAGGCAGACTGTATATAGTTATAACGCGAGATGCGGAGTACACGCCAAAGCGAGATAATGTCGTGGTCGCCCATTCGCCCGACGACGCGCTAAAACGGGCAAATCAGACCGAGAACGATATTTTTGTGATTGGTGGCAGTCAGATTTACGAACTTCTTATGCCCTATGCGGATCGCATCTATCTGACTGAAGTAGATACGATCGTTAATGGCGACACGTTTTTTTCGTTCGATAAACGCGCGTGGCACGAGACGTCTCGATCGCATCATGAAAAAAGCGACAGAGATGAATACGACTTTGACACGATTGTATTCGATCGCATAGCCTAG